The Betta splendens chromosome 2, fBetSpl5.4, whole genome shotgun sequence nucleotide sequence GCTCCAGTGacagttttgtacatttttactAAATAAAGATCACTGAGAGACGGTGCAGAAAAAGTGCCTTGTGATGTACATATTGAGTATCTCTCTTGTTCAAAAACTCTAGTCAGACAGGTCTAATCTGTCTGAAAAATGCTAATAACTGTGGGAATCGCGCGGTCGTCATCTAGTGCAATCACGACCTTTAGAGCGTTCCTCCTCCAGTAACGCAGGTTCTTGTGCTTTCAGGTCTGTTCCACAGGGCCATAGCTCAGAGTGGAACGGCCATCTCCAGCTGGTCGGTCAACTACCAGCCCCTCAAGTACACCAAGATCCTCGCCCGCAAAGTGGGCTGCACCTACATGGAGACGGCGGACCTCGTTGACTGCCTGAGACGCAAGAACTTCAGGGAGCTGGTGGACCAGGACATCCAGCCGGCGCGCTACCACATTGCCTTCGGCCCGGTGGTGGACGGAGACGTGGTGCCCGACGACCCCGAGATCCTCATGCAGCAGGTGACGAACCGGTGCCGCCGGAACGCGGCTGGTGTTCGATTGTATCGCGCGAGCCAAGCGAGCGCCAAGGTGCGACGGGACAGTGCCGTGGGTGTTAGCGTGACCTTTCTGCTCTGCCGGCAGTGACATTTGCTGCGCGCTGCAGAGTTGAAGTCGCAGCAAAAGGTATTGGAAGTGAAAAGTGGCTTTGTGTGTTGCCACGGTGCCTTCGTGGCGTGTTTTAGTTGCAGCCGCTTATCGAGGTGTGTGGCAGTTCAAGCAGAGGTTGATTGTTTCAGCTCAAAGTCCCTGGAGCTGGTCAGCGTTTTCCACGTTTGCCACAGCTTATTTAGAGGCCGTTCCACAGCCAAACGTGAATGAACAAATACACAATTACCTTCCAGATCTATATTTCTTGGCATAAATGTGAATGAATCTGACCATAAAGAGGATTATACATTCAACATCCTGCTGAGCAAATGCAGCCAACACCTTCTTCTCCTGTTGCACCACCAGGGGGAGTTTCTCAACTATGACATTCTGATTGGAGTGAACCAAGGAGAGGGGCTGAAGTTTGTGGACGACAGCGAGGACAGCGACGGCATCTCAGCCGCAGCATTCGACTACACTATCTCTAACTTTGTTGACAACCTCTACGGATACCCTGAAGGTGAGGGATCACCTCATTCATATACTATTGGTCCTACATTATCACCCACACATATTCTCAAAAATGTGACCTAGTTGTCATATTAAACAATATCATTGTACTTTTGTTTAATATCttcccacaaacacaacatacatTATAATATGCATCATAAACCGCAGCACCCACTGATACTGCAAGTCTTTAAACCATCATGGGGGCAGAGAATGAGTGGAGATCAAATGCGAGCCCCGTCAAGTGTGTCAGTCAGGACGGGCATACCAAAGAGCCAGATCGTCTTTCACCACGGAGGGTCTGCGCTTTGGCCTCTGGGGCTCTGTGGGCGCTAATGCTGCCTCTCATCATCCCCCAGGCATCCAGCTCCCAATCACCGTGCTGTTGTTCCTAACAGAGCAGCTCACAAACCCCTCGCAGCAGGCCGCAGTCAAAATACAGGCACATTTGGATAATGCTGTCACGTTCTTTCTCAAGTGCCTGTCTTGCCCTCTGTTGTTCCATCTGTCCTCTCGGTTTCTCTCTCCAGCCTCATCTCGCACGTATACGCTACATACACTACACAACACTCGTCTCCCTTCAGTCTTTCGTCAGGGTATTGCACAGCCTTTTCACTTTTCTATCATTCTATCACTGTTATTACCATGCTCCTACCTTGCAACAActgtctcttttctccccctcttcctccctccacatCTCATCAGGCAAAGATATCCTGCGGGAGACAATTAAGTTCATGTACACCGACTGGGCAGACAGGGACAATGGCGACATGCGAAGGAAGACGCTGTTAGCTCTATTTACAGACCACCAGTGGGTGGCGCCGGCCGTGGCCACCGCCAAGCTCCACGCTGAGTTCCAGTCTCCCGTTTACTTTTACACGTTCTACCACCACTGCCAGACCGAGACGCGACCCGAATGGGCCGACGCCGCCCACGGGGACGAGATCCCGTACGTGTTCGGCGTGCCGATGATCGGCGCCACAGACCTGTTCCCCTGCAACTTCTCGAAGAACGACGTAATGCTGAGCGCTGTGGTCATGACTTACTGGACCAACTTTGCCAAAACTGGGTAAGCGTGTCTAGAACCCTCATATTTATTGAGTGAAACATCTTTGGTTTACTTGACACCTGTAAGTCTGTCTTCCTCCAGGGATCCCAACCTGCCAGTCCCTCAGGACACCAAGTTCATTCACACCAAGCCCAACCGCTTTGAGGAGGTCATCTGGACCAAGTTTAACTCAAAGGACAAGCAGTACCTCCACATCGGCTTGAAACCTCGCGTTAGAGACAACTACAGGGCCAACAAGGTGGCCTTCTGGCTGGAACTAGTCCCTCACCTCCATAGTCTACACGAGGAGCTCTTTCCCACCACCACTCGCTCGCCCCCAGGCCCCGGCCCGGGCACCCCGAGGTCGTGGCCAAGAACCCCGGGCCCTCGGACAACTCGCCACCCGTACCCCACGTTCCCCTCCGAAACGGAGCCCTATGGCTCTGAGCGCCCGCGCCAGGACCTCTTCCCCGGGGACACCCGGGACTACTCGACGGAGCTGAGCGTAACCGTGGCCGTGGGCGCGTCGCTGCTCTTCCTCAACATCCTGGCTTTCGCCGCCCTCTACTACAAGCGCGACAAGCGGCACGAGATGCGACGCCACCGCCTGTCCCCACAGCGGGGCGGCCCCGCCAACGACCTGGCCcacagccaggaggaggagatcaTGTCCCTGCAGATGAAGCACTCGGAGCACGACGCCCACCACGACATGGAGCCCCTTCGGCCTCACGACATCCTCCGGCCGGCCTGCCCGCCCGACTACACCCTGGCGCTGCGCCGCGCCCCCGACGACGTGCCGCTGATGACCCCCAACACCATCACCATGATCCccagcaccatcaccagcaTGCAGCCTCTCCACGCCTTCAACACCTTCCCTTCCGCCGGCCACAAGAACACCCTGCCCCACCCCCACTCCACCACCAGGGTATAGTAGGGACTGGAACACAGCGCAGCCCAGGGACCAGGACTTCTGGCTCTGATAATATCTAAAAAAGGAGGCCTCTGGATGCAGGCCTTTATTCTGATCTCTTACTCTATTGattccagctccacctcttaGCGGACttggcagctcctccacaggtggTGTGTGGAGAAGCAACTGAAACACAAGGCAGTGGCTGCTTGGTCTGGGGTGATTCACATCTTTCAGAGAAACTCTTTAAGGAACGTCTGCTGTTTTTAGACAGAATCACGCTGCCGTCGTCAAAGGGACGAATGCTTTTCGCCTTTCgctgttttctccttttttactTTGACGTCAcctctttttttctcccctgGTGTTCATACATCATTCTATTTTCTACATGTGTCTTATAcctgcttccttcctctcaTTTGCCATGTCATTATTGCTTCCTCCTGCCAGTGCTCCAAGCTTTCATGAACTATTGAGCTAAAGGAGGGGACGTAGAGTACATTCAGCACAGAAAGCTATGAACACACTGATAACTAATAATCTCATTCTACCAGCATTCTCGGTGCCAAGTACgtgctgtgtttgctttctcatcaagggagaaaaaataaagaaaattctAGTGTTCCTCTTTACTGTCAACTAACAAATACTGTGTGTTCTCATGACAAAGTGCCAAACTGGCCCTCGATTGTGTTTCTTCTATTGTTCCTTTCATCTTccgttcctttttttttgttcaagcATTTGTttaactgttgttttttgtggAAAGATTTTAAATCAGAAAATATAGTTATAGAGAAATGatattatatatagttatatataaatgtgtacAAAGGAGAAAGTATATCAAAAGGTTTTGTCAGTGGGGATCTATGCATGAATTCCTTTTAAAGATGATGACGGGGGAAAAGGACACTGTATTTGTCAATGCACGTTTCCCAAGTCTACTCGAATCATGTCCGTCTGCTTTGGAGATCGTTTTTTATTTAACcccacagaaaatgaaaaatcactggttctgttcaccTGCAACACTCCTTTATTAAAAAAGCAAGAGTATCCAGTCCAGGCTCCATTCACCCTCTCATCCAGTTGTTCTTTAGACCtgcttctccatcctccacagctgcagtgaACCCCATCATCCTGCAgtggctgtgttttctttccatcTGTGACGATCGCTGTTTTTAGGGTAACATGACGTAAAGATCCGTTCTTGTAGCTTGCGTGTACAgaattatttttgtatttcagCGAAGGTAAGAAACTGCTCTGCTCTTTAACGTACCCCTTCCTTTTTCTGTCTGCGCTCCTGCACATAAATATTCTGTTTGATGTTTGcttgagagagtgtgtgtgtctgtgtgtgagacatcAGAATACTTTCACACTGGCAAAAGGTTGGGCTCTAATCAGAGAgcgcagagagagggagacaggatCCAAATgagcttcttcctcctctacacacacacacacacacacacccacacacacacacacacaccctctcctTTAACgtcacttcctccctctctcgtcGTGTCTCCATCATAACTACCGGGCTGcgaccaacacaaacacctgaCTTCACTGTGTCCGTGCTGTTCCACACAATTTCTGACCTCAGTTCAGCTCTGCTACTATCCTCATATTCAAGGGTTAGTTCACTCAGCCAGACAGGTTTGTGGGCCCATCAGCTATAAATTAAACTCAAAGCACACTGGGGCTAAGCAGTGGACCTTCACGGCCTGCGTCGCAGAGCTGCGAGGTGAAGACGGGGCTCAGTTCTCCTAAACAGGGTAAAAGCCGCACACGTGACGGCTGCCGTGTGGGATTGTGCTCTTTGCTTTGGAGCGAGGATGTGCAGGCTAACGGctcagcagcgccccctgctggtctcTGCGGGACAGTGCGGCGATGCAGCTTAATACTGTACGCGGAGTGAAGTGATGTGAGcccacatgaacacacagtagCCTACATCCAGTGTGAGAGAGGTTAGTCACCGGTGCTGTCTTTGCCTGTGCTCTACTCTAGCTttagcctgtgtgtttgttttctattttattacTGCCTaacagggaggtgggggtcctGTCTGACACTTTGTTAGTGGAAAAGGGAAATGTGCACAATGTAACACAGAACAAGTGACTCGTGTGTGAGGCAGATGACGAGTAGAAGCTGTGGAACAGGATGGAAATGTGCTGTGGAGAACAGACTGAAAAGAAAGACTCTCAGCCTTAAAGGGAGAACGTGAAGCTGAGGTCATTCTCCACCTTCCTACTCTGTCCTACGGAGGATCTGTCTGGTCAGATCCACACCAACCCTTTTGTACTCACTCCTGTGGATAAGGAGGCAGTGAAGGGGCTGTGAATAAACCTCACCACAACGCAGCTACAGCGACACCACAGGAGGTGGAAACAGGAACCACTCGTTTAGTTTGGTCTTTTTCCATGTCTACTTTATAAGGAACCACTGGAAGGCGCCACTGCCTCAGATTCACTGAGCAAAACGGGCGTGGAGGATAAAAACCAAACTGGGAGTAAGGACACAGATACACAACATCTGGAAGAGGATCTAAACTGTACATTTTTAGGTGTAAGAGTCAAAAACGGgcaaaatatttgtaaatataagttgtttttcttctttttctttgaatgaatggatgaaattattattttgtgaCCACCAAAGGCAACAGGTGCAGTTTGCAAACAAATGGCCTCAAGCTCAAGGTTTTAGATTCATCACCCAGTAAAACCTGCTCATCATTTTGTGATGtcacatctttttttatttgttctaatgttGCCCATGTGGGCGTCCTGTAGCACACAGCTCCTAACCAGGAAAGTCACTGTAGCAGATTTCACCCCCTGCAAACGTCTCCTTTTTTAAAGTCTGGTTTTTGtggctttgatttaaaaattaCCCAATGTTCCAATTTACTCCTGATGATCTGTGTGATTGTCAGAAGCTACATGTAATATTGTCAGGATATAGTAACTCACCACCTGAGACAAGTCAGTGAGACAGTACTTCACATGTAGCAGTGTTTACACTAAAGTTATGATACTAACTAACGCCCTACAATggccaacacacagacactgacatgaATCCTCAGCTTGGCCTCTTTTGCAAACTTGCACCTGTTGTCTTGCTTTTCTATTCTTTGTTGAATTCAGAAACCCGAGACCTGAGATGAaggaaaatgttaaataaagacaatttaaaaaaaaagcttattgataaaaaaagttaattaaaactatataaataaatgaggtGAGGATATTTCTGTTTACTTTAGAAGTTATTATACACTGTATGCTGTGACTCTGATCTGGGAAACATTAAAGACATTCATAGCCAGACGCTGACTCATTGTCTGTATTCAGTAATCAATGAGCTGCACAGGCAGCTTGGATCTCTGGGACTGATCCTCCATTGGAATCATTGGCTACTGtcttctgtactgtaggtaggtTTTTGGTAAATCTAAAACCAAACCCTGGCTGTTCTCTTTGGGCGCTGCAGCACTTCCTGGGAGGCTGGGTGTGAGTTTCCTAGTGTGTATATTCTATATGTTTTTCCACTACTATAGCTCTTACTGTAAAACATCTATAAAACTGATCAATATCTCCAAATACCACTTATTTATACCAATATAAACAAAACTGGGGGGCTGTGAGGTgtctttttacttgttataagCTACACAAGATTGACAGGGCTGGTAGCCAGTAAGAATGGCTGATCGCATTTGGTGAGTGGGTACCTGCTAAAAGGTAGGAATAACAGAGATTGGGATCAGCTCGCCAGTAATATGAACTTTGCATGACGATATTTGAATTTGTATATCGTTTatttagctagcgattagcttagcaCATGTCGTCTgtggctcataactcaccacgTGATAACTAGTatggtgtttatgtgtgttgcatAAAGTATTGCTGTGGTAGACCCACAAATGGGTCTCAAACTAGCCCGGGTTGAGCTACAATGTTAACTACATTCTAACAGTCTATCGTATCAtatcttcagctgtggttggttCATCAAATGAACGATCAAATTGGGTCCCCCCACACAAACTCTAATTAGGGTCTATGGGGCGCATAGAGCGCGTGCATTGCAGCgtccacacattcacattctaCATATTGGGCAGAAGGCAAAAAGTAGTACATACAAGTACACCATTTGCatacttgttttaaactaaaaagaaaaaagtatcCTTTATGGTTGCTTTTTTTGCAGATATTGTATATACCAGGATATACTAAACTAAAGTATATTTGAGTGATCAAGTATATTTGGTTTCTACttacaagtaaaaaaaaagaaattagtgTTTTTCATCTAGATTTGAAGTTATACTCAAGTATACTTGACTTAAACT carries:
- the LOC114842173 gene encoding neuroligin-2-like translates to MNPAMYPFPLVLSKQSRRGLSSRTHPLCLMTDWCLMGVLGLLLLLSLASSQKSDPSKHPIVTTNYGKLRGIKKDLNNEILGPVEQYLGVPYATAPIGDRRFQPPEAPGSWQEIRNATQFAPVCPQNVHGVLPEIMLPVWFTDNLDVAAGYIQNQSEDCLYLNVYVPTEDDIRDRRKKPVMLFIHGGSYMEGTGNMFDASVLAAYGNVIVVTMNYRLGVLGFLSTGDQSAKGNYGLLDQIQALRWLNENIGHFGGDPERITIFGSGAGASCVNLLILSHHSEGLFHRAIAQSGTAISSWSVNYQPLKYTKILARKVGCTYMETADLVDCLRRKNFRELVDQDIQPARYHIAFGPVVDGDVVPDDPEILMQQGEFLNYDILIGVNQGEGLKFVDDSEDSDGISAAAFDYTISNFVDNLYGYPEGKDILRETIKFMYTDWADRDNGDMRRKTLLALFTDHQWVAPAVATAKLHAEFQSPVYFYTFYHHCQTETRPEWADAAHGDEIPYVFGVPMIGATDLFPCNFSKNDVMLSAVVMTYWTNFAKTGDPNLPVPQDTKFIHTKPNRFEEVIWTKFNSKDKQYLHIGLKPRVRDNYRANKVAFWLELVPHLHSLHEELFPTTTRSPPGPGPGTPRSWPRTPGPRTTRHPYPTFPSETEPYGSERPRQDLFPGDTRDYSTELSVTVAVGASLLFLNILAFAALYYKRDKRHEMRRHRLSPQRGGPANDLAHSQEEEIMSLQMKHSEHDAHHDMEPLRPHDILRPACPPDYTLALRRAPDDVPLMTPNTITMIPSTITSMQPLHAFNTFPSAGHKNTLPHPHSTTRV